One region of Sardina pilchardus chromosome 18, fSarPil1.1, whole genome shotgun sequence genomic DNA includes:
- the LOC134063614 gene encoding uncharacterized protein LOC134063614, which produces MSGKDQQTSQKLLGNCPVVEVLVEGLAVTCLLDTGSMVTTITEEFFEEYLQPRLQTPLQPCSWLTLRGANGLEIPYRGYVELEVQILGKVLPKMGILVVTATPDSTVQAQKRLIPGLLGMNVISSCYQELFVQHGQALFQSSNVRSAGKGWVRALSEYQHFDRMLDTGRVGPVRVRCGPAVMIPAGSLRFVPAVCHQGLGATLSSALLEPLSPGGNRLPADLLIPSAFLPVAHGTVNVPVVNVGSQDKWLWPKTMLGELYMAQTQSSGCPIQFDLQSQDEERVALIQSIGVESTPPPDFSQLSWPALSPLEKQEAHALLVKYQDAFSQGETDLGCTPLVQHTIPLLDDAPIRLRYRRLPPSQYELVKLHIQGLLEQQVIRQSCSPYSAPIVVVQKKDGGIRMCVDYRQLNAKTRKDAYPLPRIEESLDALAGAKWFSTLDLASGYNQVPMAEKDKDKTAFCTPFGLFEFNRMPFGLCNAPSTFQRLMERIFGDKSFHSLLLYLDDIVVFSTSFHQHLERLEMVLSRLQQHRLKLKLTKCHFFQSEVKYLGHVISAHGVATDPEKISAVSEWRRPTNITELRSFLGFASYYRRFVEGFAGLAAPLHAVVGKVQGSRKKPGSRVLGPFSQHWNEMCEQAFQQLKTRLVSAPVLGFADFTRPFRLEIDASHQGLGAILSQEIDGKCRPIAFASRGLRPAERNMSNYSSMKLEFLALKWAVTEKFREYLLGTKFTVYTDNNPLSYLQTAKLGAIEQRWVSQLALFNYEIHYRPGTANRNADALSRLPVSPLPSQALATSGIAIPVVAKPVICTESALVSAIDAAPIRARADLLTLQTADPLLKTLGCYWKQGTPPTGRELAQVPEDIRSPMRKLVQQWSRLHSIDGVLYRKVHLPPQSELVFQLLLPKSLQAEVLTLLHDNHGHQGIERTTDLIRQRCYWPKMRHDIQAWCAKCDRCALAKAAQPKFRTFMGSLMATKPLEILAIDFTQLEKASNGQENLLVVTDVFSKFAQAYPTADQKASTVVKTLTEKWFYTYGVPQRIHSDQGRNFEGELLRRLCQLYGITKTRTTPYHPAGNGQCERFNRTLHDLLRTLPPDKKKKWPYVLPELLFAYNTTIHQSTQHSPYELMFGQKPRLPVDFLLGREDVAPINGGIEDWVSRHQQDLAAIYINAQDKLKAAAAYRNRHHSEDVPLLSPGTLVYRRSHPQGRCKIQDCWNPTVFEVVECLDTGGRVYKIRPQQDREPCYNIHRSELKPIPGNPAIPIRPEVKTNRPLETQGEQDGSSEDECSIVAEWMPTLIYPMSQMDSEPSQDHSTMRPEDVMAEEPLLPTDSLGANKLPHLAAESRSPSTSPNHSPRQAVTGPSLGLEVTENKSLLNLALCVGFSVARFIVVLPVAHLIVAACLMVGIANFLNLSLPDDTSSVTARVATSRGRSHAYNSTVGKLVPSDATAQASEGVMSGKDQQTSQKLLGNCPVVEVLVEGLAVTCLLDTGSMVTTITEEFFEEYLQPRLQTPLQPCSWLTLRGANGLEIPYRGYVELEVQILGKVLPKMGILVVTATPDSTVQAQKRLIPGLLGMNVISSCYQELFVQHGQALFQSSNVRSAGKGWVRALSEYQHFDRMLDTGRVGPVRVRCGPAVMIPAGSLRFVPAVCHQGLGATLSSALLEPLSPGGNRLPADLLIPSAFLPVAHGTVNVPVVNVGSQDKWLWPKTMLGELYMAQTQSSGCPIQFDLQSQDEERVALIQSIGVESTPPPDFSQLSWPALSPLEKQEAHALLVKYQDAFSQGETDLGCTPLVQHTIPLLDDAPIRLRYRRLPPSQYELVKLHIQGLLEQQVIRQSCSPYSAPIVVVQKKDGGIRMCVDYRQLNAKTRKDAYPLPRIEESLDALAGAKWFSTLDLASGYNQVPMAEKDKDKTAFCTPFGLFEFNRMPFGLCNAPSTFQRLMERIFGDKSFHSLLLYLDDIVVFSTSFHQHLERLEMVLSRLQQHRLKLKLTKCHFFQSEVKYLGHVISAHGVATDPEKISAVSEWRRPTNITELRSFLGFASYYRRFVEGFAGLAAPLHAVVGKVQGSRKKPGSRVLGPFSQHWNEMCEQAFQQLKTRLVSAPVLGFADFTRPFRLEIDASHQGLGAILSQEIDGKCRPIAFASRGLRPAERNMSNYSSMKLEFLALKWAVTEKFREYLLGTKFTVYTDNNPLSYLQTAKLGASDQGRNFEGELLRRLCQLYGITKTRTTPYHPAGNGQCERFNRTLHDLLRTLPPDKKKKWPYVLPELLFAYNTTIHQSTQHSPYELMFGQKPRLPVDFLLGREDVAPINGGIEDWVSRHQQDLAAIYINAQDKLKAAAAYRNRHHSEDVPLLSPGTLVYRRSHPQGRCKIQDCWNPTVFEVVECLDTGGRVYKIRPQQDREPCYNIHRSELKPIPGNPAIPIRPEVKTNRPLETQGEQDGSSEDECSIVAEWMPTLIYPMSQMDSEPSQDHSTMRPEDVMAEEPLLPTDSLGANKLPHLAAESRSPSTSPNHSPRQAVTGPSLGLEVTENKSLLNLALCVGFSVARFIVVLPVAHLIVAACLMVGIANFLNLLYGSRAAPSVAG; this is translated from the exons ATGtcgggcaaagaccagcaaacaTCACAGAAACTTCTCGGTAACTGTCCAGTGGTGGAAGTCTTAGTAGAGGGGCTGGCTGTAACTTGTCTTTTGGACACCGGTTCTATGGTGACCACCATCACGGAGGAATTCTTTGAGGAGTACTTACAGCCCCGCCTTCAGACACCCTTACAACCATGTAGCTGGCTCACCTTGAGGGGCGCCAATGGCTTAGAAATACCTTATCGTGGTTATGTTGAACTGGAAGTTCAAATCTTGGGCAAGGTCCTGCCAAAGATGGGTATCTTAGTTGTAACAGCCACTCCCGATTCGACTGTTCAAGCCCAGAAAAGACTTATTCCTGGCTTACTCGGCATGAATGTCATAAGTAGCTGTTACCAGGAGTTGTTTGTTCAGCATGGTCAGGCTCTTTTCCAGTCCTCCAATGTTCGCTCCGCTGGCAAGGGCTGGGTTCGTGCACTATCAGAGTATCAACACTTTGACCGCATGCTGGATACCGGCAGGGTGGGGCCGGTTAGAGTTCGATGTGGCCCAGCGGTTATGATTCCAGCAGGGTCCCTGCGTTTTGTGCCAGCAGTCTGCCATCAAGGTTTAGGTGCTACATTGTCATCTGCCCTGCTGGAGCCATTGTCCCCTGGGGGTAATCGGTTACCTGCAGACCTGCTCATCCCTTCTGCTTTCCTTCCAGTAGCCCATGGGACGGTTAATGTGCCAGTGGTAAACGTTGGTAGTCAGGATAAGTGGCTATGGCCGAAGACCATGTTGGGCGAGCTCTACATGGCCCAAACTCAGTCATCTGGGTGTCCGATACAATTCGATCTTCAAAGCCAGGATGAGGAACGAGTGGCCTTGATCCAGTCCATCGGGGTGGAGAGCACACCCCCGCCTGATTTCTCCCAACTGTCATGGCCAGCCCTATCCCCTTTGGAGAAGCAGGAGGCCCATGCTTTGCTAGTGAAGTATCAAGATGCTTTCAGTCAGGGTGAAACCGATTTGGGCTGCACCCCCCTAGTGCAACATACCATTCCACTATTGGATGATGCCCCTATTCGTCTACGATACCGCCGCTTACCTCCCTCTCAGTATGAGTTAGTGAAGTTGCATATCCAGGGCCTATTAGAACAACAAGTAATTAGGCAGAGTTGTAGCCCTTACTCTGCCCCGATCGTGGTAGTCCAAAAAAAGGATGGGGGTATTCGCATGTGTGTAGACTATCGCCAACTAAATGCAAAAACACGCAAAGATGCATACCCATTGCCTAGAATTGAGGAGTCCCTAGATGCATTGGCTGGAGCAAAGTGGTTTAGCACATTAGATCTTGCGAGTGGATACAATCAAGTCCCGATGGCcgaaaaagacaaagacaagacCGCATTTTGCACGCCCTTTGGGCTTTTCGAATTTAATCGGATGCCTTTTGGGCTGTGTAATGCGCCTAGTACGTTTCAACGTCTTATGGAGAGAATATTCGGAGATAAAAGCTTCCATTCTTTACTGCTGTACTTGGATGACATCGTGGTATTCTCCACCTCCTTCCATCAACATCTGGAACGACTGGAAATGGTACTTAGCAGGCTTCAACAACATCGCCTTAAACTTAAGTTAACTAAATGCCATTTTTTCCAATCTGAGGTTAAATATCTCGGCCATGTCATCTCAGCCCACGGGGTTGCTACAGACCCAGAAAAGATCTCTGCGGTGTCAGAATGGAGGAGACCCACGAATATTACAGAGCTTCGTTCTTTCCTGGGTTTTGCCTCTTACTACCGGCGATTTGTGGAGGGGTTTGCGGGATTGGCAGCTCCATTACACGCCGTAGTGGGGAAAGTACAAGGGAGCAGAAAGAAACCCGGCTCCAGAGTATTGGGCCCCTTCAGTCAACACTGGAATGAGATGTGCGAGCAGGCATTCCAGCAACTTAAGACGAGGCTGGTGAGTGCGCCAGTATTGGGGTTTGCAGATTTCACCCGGCCATTTAGACTAGAAATTGATGCCAGCCACCAAGGATTGGGAGCCATTCTCTCACAAGAGATAGATGGGAAGTGTCGGCCTATAGCTTTTGCCAGTCGGGGTCTGCGGCCAGCGGAACGGAATATGTCTAATTACAGCAGCATGAAACTGGAATTTCTAGCCCTGAAATGGGCAGTAACAGAGAAATTTAGGGAATATCTGTTGGGTACCAAATTTACAGTTTACACAGATAATAATCCCTTAAGTTATCTCCAAACTGCAAAACTAGGGGCCATCGAGCAACGGTGGGTCTCCCAACTGGCATTGTTTAACTATGAGATCCACTATCGCCCAGGTACGGCGAATCGTAATGCAGACGCACTGTCCCGCTTGCCTGTATCGCCACTCCCGTCTCAGGCCCTAGCCACTTCAGGCATTGCTATTCCAGTTGTGGCCAAGCCAGTGATATGTACCGAGTCTGCTCTAGTTTCTGCTATAGATGCTGCCCCCATCCGTGCCCGTGCCGACCTGCTGACCTTGCAGACTGCTGACCCCCTGCTTAAGACTCTTGGCTGCTACTGGAAACAAGGGACTCCCCCTACAGGAAGAGAATTGGCCCAGGTACCTGAAGACATCCGTAGCCCCATGAGGAAGCTGGTCCAGCAGTGGTCTCGATTACATTCTATTGATGGTGTCCTGTATAGAAAGGTCCACTTGCCTCCACAGAGTGAGTTGGTGTTTCAGTTGCTCTTGCCAAAGTCCCTGCAGGCAGAAGTCCTCACCCTTCTACATGATAACCATGGTCATCAGGGAATTGAGCGGACGACAGACCTCATCCGTCAGCGATGCTACTGGCCTAAGATGAGGCACGACATACAGGCATGGTGTGCAAAATGTGACCGCTGCGCACTGGCTAAAGCAGCCCAACCCAAATTCCGCACTTTCATGGGCAGCCTTATGGCAACAAAGCCATTAGAAATCCTTGCCATTGACTTTACACAGCTGGAGAAAGCCAGCAACGGGCAAGAAAACCTCCTTGTAGTTACTGATGTGTTTTCGAAATTTGCGCAGGCGTACCCCACTGCTGATCAGAAGGCCAGTACAGTAGTAAAGACCCTTACAGAGAAATGGTTTTATACTTATGGGGTGCCCCAGCGCATACACTCTGATCAGGGCCGTAATTTTGAGGGAGAGTTGCTTAGGCGGTTATGTCAGCTTTATGGAATTACGAAGACTCGGACCACCCCGTACCATCCGGCTGGTAACGGACAATGCGAACGGTTCAACCGAACGCTTCACGATCTGCTTAGGACGTTACcaccagacaaaaaaaagaaatggcccTATGTCCTCCCAGAGCTTTTGTTCGCTTACAACACTACAATACACCAATCAACTCAGCACTCCCCATACGAACTCATGTTTGGACAGAAACCACGGTTACCAGTAGACTTTTTGTTGGGAAGGGAGGATGTGGCGCCAATCAACGGGGGCATAGAAGACTGGGTTAGCAGACACCAACAAGATCTGGCGGCAATTTACATCAATGCCCAGGATAAGTTGAAAGCTGCAGCTGCCTACCGCAATCGTCACCACTCTGAGGATGTCCCCTTACTATCCCCAGGCACATTAGTGTACCGGAGAAGCCACCCCCAAGGACGCTGTAAGATCCAGGATTGTTGGAACCCGACTGTCTTTGAGGTGGTCGAATGCCTGGACACTGGGGGCCGGGTCTACAAGATTAGACCACAGCAAGACCGGGAACCATGCTATAACATCCACCGCTCTGAGCTGAAGCCCATCCCGGGGAACCCAGCTATCCCAATACGTCCAGAGGTGAAGACCAACCGGCCACTGGAGACCCAGGGTGAACAGGACGGATCCAGTGAGGATGAATGCAGTATAGTAGCAGAATGGATGCCAACACTCATATATCCCATGTCCCAAATGGATTCGGAACCCTCACAGGACCACTCTACCATGAGGCCAGAGGATGTGATGGCAGAAGAGCCTTTGTTACCAACTGACTCACTTGGGGCAAACAAACTCCCCCACTTGGCAGCAGAATCGAGGTCTCCCAGTACTAGCCCAAACCATTCCCCAAGGCAGGCGGTTACAGGTCCCAGTCTAGGGTTAGAA GTTACAGAGAACAAGTCATTG CTCAACCTGGCATTGTGCGTGGGTTTTTCAGTAGCGCGCTTCATTGTGGTTTTGCCGGTAGCGCACCTCATCGTTGCAGCCTGTCTTATGGTGGGGATCGCTAATTTCCTGAACCTG AGTTTGCCAGACGACACTTCCTCAGTTACTGCGAGGGTTGCCACCAGCAGAGGGCGTAGCCATGCCTACAACAGCACCGTCGGAAAACTAGTACCCTCTGATGCCACAGCCCAGGCATCAGAAGGGGTCATGtcgggcaaagaccagcaaacaTCACAGAAACTTCTCGGTAACTGTCCAGTGGTGGAAGTCTTAGTAGAGGGGCTGGCTGTAACTTGTCTTTTGGACACCGGTTCTATGGTGACCACCATCACGGAGGAATTCTTTGAGGAGTACTTACAGCCCCGCCTTCAGACACCCTTACAACCATGTAGCTGGCTCACCTTGAGGGGCGCCAATGGCTTAGAAATACCTTATCGTGGTTATGTTGAACTGGAAGTTCAAATCTTGGGCAAGGTCCTGCCAAAGATGGGTATCTTAGTTGTAACAGCCACTCCCGATTCGACTGTTCAAGCCCAGAAAAGACTTATTCCTGGCTTACTCGGCATGAATGTCATAAGTAGCTGTTACCAGGAGTTGTTTGTTCAGCATGGTCAGGCTCTTTTCCAGTCCTCCAATGTTCGCTCCGCTGGCAAGGGCTGGGTTCGTGCACTATCAGAGTATCAACACTTTGACCGCATGCTGGATACCGGCAGGGTGGGGCCGGTTAGAGTTCGATGTGGCCCAGCGGTTATGATTCCAGCAGGGTCCCTGCGTTTTGTGCCAGCAGTCTGCCATCAAGGTTTAGGTGCTACATTGTCATCTGCCCTGCTGGAGCCATTGTCCCCTGGGGGTAATCGGTTACCTGCAGACCTGCTCATCCCTTCTGCTTTCCTTCCAGTAGCCCATGGGACGGTTAATGTGCCAGTGGTAAACGTTGGTAGTCAGGATAAGTGGCTATGGCCGAAGACCATGTTGGGCGAGCTCTACATGGCCCAAACTCAGTCATCTGGGTGTCCGATACAATTCGATCTTCAAAGCCAGGATGAGGAACGAGTGGCCTTGATCCAGTCCATCGGGGTGGAGAGCACACCCCCGCCTGATTTCTCCCAACTGTCATGGCCAGCCCTATCCCCTTTGGAGAAGCAGGAGGCCCATGCTTTGCTAGTGAAGTATCAAGATGCTTTCAGTCAGGGTGAAACCGATTTGGGCTGCACCCCCCTAGTGCAACATACCATTCCACTATTGGATGATGCCCCTATTCGTCTACGATACCGCCGCTTACCTCCCTCTCAGTATGAGTTAGTGAAGTTGCATATCCAGGGCCTATTAGAACAACAAGTAATTAGGCAGAGTTGTAGCCCTTACTCTGCCCCGATCGTGGTAGTCCAAAAAAAGGATGGGGGTATTCGCATGTGTGTAGACTATCGCCAACTAAATGCAAAAACACGCAAAGATGCATACCCATTGCCTAGAATTGAGGAGTCCCTAGATGCATTGGCTGGAGCAAAGTGGTTTAGCACATTAGATCTTGCGAGTGGATACAATCAAGTCCCGATGGCcgaaaaagacaaagacaagacCGCATTTTGCACGCCCTTTGGGCTTTTCGAATTTAATCGGATGCCTTTTGGGCTGTGTAATGCGCCTAGTACGTTTCAACGTCTTATGGAGAGAATATTCGGAGATAAAAGCTTCCATTCTTTACTGCTGTACTTGGATGACATCGTGGTATTCTCCACCTCCTTCCATCAACATCTGGAACGACTGGAAATGGTACTTAGCAGGCTTCAACAACATCGCCTTAAACTTAAGTTAACTAAATGCCATTTTTTCCAATCTGAGGTTAAATATCTCGGCCATGTCATCTCAGCCCACGGGGTTGCTACAGACCCAGAAAAGATCTCTGCGGTGTCAGAATGGAGGAGACCCACGAATATTACAGAGCTTCGTTCTTTCCTGGGTTTTGCCTCTTACTACCGGCGATTTGTGGAGGGGTTTGCGGGATTGGCAGCTCCATTACACGCCGTAGTGGGGAAAGTACAAGGGAGCAGAAAGAAACCCGGCTCCAGAGTATTGGGCCCCTTCAGTCAACACTGGAATGAGATGTGCGAGCAGGCATTCCAGCAACTTAAGACGAGGCTGGTGAGTGCGCCAGTATTGGGGTTTGCAGATTTCACCCGGCCATTTAGACTAGAAATTGATGCCAGCCACCAAGGATTGGGAGCCATTCTCTCACAAGAGATAGATGGGAAGTGTCGGCCTATAGCTTTTGCCAGTCGGGGTCTGCGGCCAGCGGAACGGAATATGTCTAATTACAGCAGCATGAAACTGGAATTTCTAGCCCTGAAATGGGCAGTAACAGAGAAATTTAGGGAATATCTGTTGGGTACCAAATTTACAGTTTACACAGATAATAATCCCTTAAGTTATCTCCAAACTGCAAAACTAGGGGCC TCTGATCAGGGCCGTAATTTTGAGGGAGAGTTGCTTAGGCGGTTATGTCAGCTTTATGGAATTACGAAGACTCGGACCACCCCGTACCATCCGGCTGGTAACGGACAATGCGAACGGTTCAACCGAACGCTTCACGATCTGCTTAGGACGTTACcaccagacaaaaaaaagaaatggcccTATGTCCTCCCAGAGCTTTTGTTCGCTTACAACACTACAATACACCAATCAACTCAGCACTCCCCATACGAACTCATGTTTGGACAGAAACCACGGTTACCAGTAGACTTTTTGTTGGGAAGGGAGGATGTGGCGCCAATCAACGGGGGCATAGAAGACTGGGTTAGCAGACACCAACAAGATCTGGCGGCAATTTACATCAATGCCCAGGATAAGTTGAAAGCTGCAGCTGCCTACCGCAATCGTCACCACTCTGAGGATGTCCCCTTACTATCCCCAGGCACATTAGTGTACCGGAGAAGCCACCCCCAAGGACGCTGTAAGATCCAGGATTGTTGGAACCCGACTGTCTTTGAGGTGGTCGAATGCCTGGACACTGGGGGCCGGGTCTACAAGATTAGACCACAGCAAGACCGGGAACCATGCTATAACATCCACCGCTCTGAGCTGAAGCCCATCCCGGGGAACCCAGCTATCCCAATACGTCCAGAGGTGAAGACCAACCGGCCACTGGAGACCCAGGGTGAACAGGACGGATCCAGTGAGGATGAATGCAGTATAGTAGCAGAATGGATGCCAACACTCATATATCCCATGTCCCAAATGGATTCGGAACCCTCACAGGACCACTCTACCATGAGGCCAGAGGATGTGATGGCAGAAGAGCCTTTGTTACCAACTGACTCACTTGGGGCAAACAAACTCCCCCACTTGGCAGCAGAATCGAGGTCTCCCAGTACTAGCCCAAACCATTCCCCAAGGCAGGCGGTTACAGGTCCCAGTCTAGGGTTAGAA GTTACAGAGAACAAGTCATTG CTCAACCTGGCATTGTGCGTGGGTTTTTCAGTAGCGCGCTTCATTGTGGTTTTGCCGGTAGCGCACCTCATCGTTGCAGCCTGTCTTATGGTGGGGATCGCTAATTTCCTGAACCTG CTCTATGGTAGCCGCGCTGCTCCCTCTGTTGCGGGCTGA